One Treponema sp. J25 DNA segment encodes these proteins:
- a CDS encoding ATP-binding protein gives MSGKRLPIGLQTFSQLVTEQYYYVDKTPFVHKVLLKGKFFFLSRPRRFGKSLFLDTLAEALSGNRELFKGLYLYDKYDFTPYPVIRLSFGSGDYKKLQEELATAFTIMFTENYRRLKLPMPDLASFQNPKLALTNLILAASERYEAPVAVLIDEYDKPILDNLSRPEVAREARDILKNLYSVLKDSDRYLRLAFITGVSKFSKLSLFSGLNNLEDITLNPAYGEICGYTQHDLETVFADAMEGSDMHLVQLWYNGYWYFGEKLYNPFDILLFLSNGKIFSNYWWQTGSPSFLIEVLKQERYFLPELENCEASEELLNAFDVDYIDIRALLWQTGYLTIKDVETNSMGVRTFTLGVPNAEVQLSLNQFFLYYLSGSRDLPIKLGSKAEKALEQANLSALVDELKRLCAGIPYNNYVKNDIATAEGYWASLVYVFLAAIGYRVTCEDATNQGRIDMTIETFRDIYIIEFKVDSSEPAIKQIEERRYWEKYQSQGKRIHLLGINFSSEERNITDWEGRSLEG, from the coding sequence ATGAGCGGTAAGCGTCTCCCCATTGGACTCCAGACTTTTTCCCAGCTTGTAACCGAACAGTATTACTATGTTGATAAAACACCTTTTGTGCATAAGGTGCTTCTCAAGGGAAAGTTTTTCTTCCTCTCCCGGCCCCGGCGCTTTGGAAAGAGCCTCTTCCTCGACACCCTGGCGGAGGCCCTCTCAGGAAACCGGGAGCTTTTTAAAGGCCTCTATCTTTACGATAAATACGACTTTACTCCCTATCCCGTCATCCGCCTGAGCTTTGGAAGTGGAGACTACAAGAAACTCCAGGAAGAACTTGCCACCGCCTTTACCATCATGTTTACCGAAAACTACCGGCGCCTGAAGCTCCCCATGCCCGACCTAGCCTCCTTCCAGAACCCCAAGCTCGCCCTCACCAACCTCATCCTGGCCGCCTCCGAGCGCTACGAGGCCCCGGTGGCGGTCCTTATCGATGAATACGACAAGCCCATCCTGGATAACCTTTCCCGGCCTGAGGTCGCCCGGGAAGCCCGGGACATCCTTAAAAACCTCTACTCGGTCCTTAAGGACAGCGATCGGTACCTGCGCCTTGCCTTTATCACGGGGGTGAGCAAGTTCAGTAAGCTTTCCCTCTTTAGCGGCCTTAACAACCTGGAAGACATTACGCTCAACCCTGCCTATGGAGAAATCTGCGGCTACACCCAGCATGACCTGGAGACGGTCTTTGCGGACGCCATGGAAGGCTCAGACATGCATCTTGTCCAGCTCTGGTACAATGGCTATTGGTATTTTGGGGAAAAACTTTACAACCCCTTTGATATCCTCCTCTTTTTGTCCAACGGTAAGATTTTCAGCAACTACTGGTGGCAGACCGGGAGTCCGAGCTTTTTAATCGAAGTCCTTAAGCAGGAGCGGTACTTTCTTCCGGAACTGGAAAACTGCGAGGCCAGCGAAGAGCTTTTGAATGCCTTTGATGTGGACTACATCGATATTCGCGCCCTCCTCTGGCAGACCGGGTACCTTACGATTAAGGACGTAGAGACAAACAGCATGGGAGTCCGCACCTTTACCCTGGGGGTCCCCAACGCTGAGGTGCAATTATCGCTGAATCAATTTTTCCTGTATTACCTGAGCGGAAGCCGGGACCTGCCCATCAAGCTTGGCAGCAAAGCAGAAAAGGCCCTGGAACAGGCGAACCTCTCGGCCCTGGTGGATGAGCTCAAGCGGCTGTGCGCGGGGATTCCCTACAACAACTACGTGAAGAACGACATCGCCACCGCCGAGGGCTACTGGGCAAGCCTCGTGTACGTGTTCCTTGCGGCCATCGGGTACCGGGTCACCTGCGAGGACGCCACGAACCAGGGCAGAATCGACATGACCATAGAAACTTTCAGGGACATCTACATCATCGAGTTTAAGGTGGATAGCAGCGAGCCCGCCATCAAACAGATTGAAGAGCGGCGCTACTGGGAAAAGTACCAGAGCCAGGGGAAGCGGATACACCTCCTCGGCATCAATTTTTCAAGCGAAGAACGAAATATCACAGACTGGGAAGGGCGGAGCCTGGAGGGGTAG
- a CDS encoding DUF3783 domain-containing protein, whose protein sequence is METPVVFLHGFSREQLGAIMRAVKAVAAETGMDPKEIAFATSTPTNMEWKVRDLIDEVRQEHEYLKNNPPPRMA, encoded by the coding sequence ATGGAAACACCGGTTGTTTTTTTACATGGTTTTTCTCGGGAACAATTAGGGGCCATCATGAGGGCCGTTAAGGCGGTGGCCGCCGAAACAGGGATGGATCCCAAAGAAATCGCCTTTGCCACATCGACCCCAACAAACATGGAATGGAAGGTGCGGGACCTTATCGATGAGGTCCGGCAAGAACACGAATATCTTAAAAACAATCCGCCCCCTCGTATGGCGTAG
- a CDS encoding histidine kinase N-terminal 7TM domain-containing protein, whose amino-acid sequence MDNGFEFFINVAPVAIVILIVAILTVVPYRKEPAARPLLWYLGLCVWLLVTNIGELIAPAGALTVFFAKLEYVAFMYIPIAWLSFSLRFTGWITKLIKPLILIAIVGPAVGILLVFTNEFHGLHWSKIYFYEWKNLSVLKPQYGPLYWVAFVYSWLSIATGCIIIFRSYLKGETLYHRQSLWIVGGTLLPAITNILNLTRQYHGIMKDFTPIGFAASGIFFLIGMYFHRLFWIMPVSRSVIIQEIDVGILVLDRRGRIVDHNRRVDELLSLDTVMVGKDYRHFPFLTQLLREIGYEEGVTRNEPQVKQIFINNYFLKCTVQSNGTPPNGTIIMLEDVSTQVALLNENMFIKNEYIKREKLATLGQLAAGLAHEINNPLAYIQSNIRSLNDVLLELKRQTHSESLEPLFGELAAITSGIYEGFGRIEEVARSLLHIARNDPLEGTFEIASIHDCIESTLNIMKIEFQRTTDIVRKFGDVPPVRMQKQAINQVLFNLFTNALQAIEAQYAETGKRGILEIRTGCDETSLWCEIMDTGKPLAPDQVDKIFDLFYTTKMEGVGTGIGLNLCREIVEKKHKGRLFLVSPDPVTFRLELPLGDTDSFSKPLSKNS is encoded by the coding sequence ATGGATAACGGATTTGAATTCTTCATTAATGTTGCGCCCGTAGCGATTGTTATACTGATTGTGGCAATCCTTACTGTTGTCCCCTACCGTAAAGAGCCAGCAGCTCGGCCACTCCTATGGTATCTGGGTTTGTGTGTTTGGCTCCTGGTTACTAATATTGGTGAGTTAATTGCTCCTGCGGGGGCTTTAACTGTCTTTTTTGCCAAGCTTGAATATGTGGCCTTTATGTATATTCCTATCGCCTGGCTATCATTTAGCTTGCGTTTTACCGGTTGGATTACAAAGCTCATAAAGCCTCTCATACTGATAGCAATTGTAGGGCCCGCCGTTGGTATTCTCCTGGTGTTTACCAACGAATTCCATGGCCTCCATTGGAGTAAAATCTATTTCTATGAGTGGAAGAACCTTTCGGTTTTAAAACCCCAGTATGGTCCCCTGTATTGGGTTGCCTTCGTTTACTCATGGCTGAGCATTGCCACGGGATGTATCATTATTTTTCGTTCCTATCTCAAAGGAGAAACCCTGTACCACCGTCAATCCCTCTGGATTGTAGGGGGAACCTTACTACCTGCCATAACAAATATCCTTAATCTTACTCGACAGTATCACGGCATTATGAAAGATTTTACCCCCATAGGCTTTGCAGCTTCCGGGATTTTTTTCCTGATCGGGATGTATTTTCACCGACTCTTTTGGATAATGCCGGTTTCCCGCAGCGTTATTATTCAGGAAATCGATGTGGGCATCCTTGTGCTTGATCGCAGGGGCAGGATTGTAGACCATAACAGAAGGGTGGATGAACTCCTATCCCTCGATACGGTGATGGTCGGAAAGGATTACCGACACTTTCCCTTTTTAACCCAATTACTTCGTGAAATTGGATATGAAGAGGGTGTTACCCGCAATGAACCTCAAGTAAAACAAATTTTTATTAATAATTATTTTCTTAAGTGTACGGTACAATCCAACGGCACCCCGCCAAATGGTACCATTATCATGCTGGAAGATGTGTCGACTCAGGTGGCACTTCTCAACGAAAATATGTTCATCAAAAATGAATATATAAAACGCGAAAAACTCGCCACCCTTGGGCAGTTGGCGGCCGGCCTTGCCCATGAGATCAATAATCCGCTGGCGTACATACAAAGCAACATCCGCTCTCTTAATGATGTGCTCCTAGAATTAAAGCGGCAGACCCACTCGGAGTCTCTTGAGCCCCTCTTTGGTGAATTAGCCGCCATTACCTCGGGAATCTATGAGGGCTTTGGACGGATAGAAGAAGTAGCCCGATCCCTACTCCATATAGCCCGCAATGATCCTCTTGAAGGAACCTTTGAAATCGCCTCTATCCATGATTGCATCGAATCCACTTTAAACATCATGAAAATAGAATTTCAACGTACGACGGATATTGTCCGAAAATTTGGGGATGTTCCACCGGTGCGAATGCAAAAACAGGCGATTAATCAGGTTTTGTTTAATCTCTTTACCAATGCCCTTCAAGCAATCGAGGCCCAGTATGCCGAAACAGGGAAACGGGGAATTCTGGAAATCCGTACCGGCTGCGATGAGACTTCACTCTGGTGTGAAATCATGGATACCGGTAAACCCCTAGCACCGGATCAGGTTGATAAAATCTTTGATTTATTTTATACGACAAAGATGGAAGGTGTCGGGACAGGCATCGGTCTTAATCTCTGCCGAGAAATAGTTGAAAAAAAACATAAAGGGAGACTGTTCTTAGTTTCTCCAGATCCGGTAACTTTCAGACTCGAATTACCCCTTGGAGATACCGATTCATTTTCCAAACCCTTGTCGAAGAATTCCTGA
- a CDS encoding fused response regulator/phosphatase, producing the protein MNTKYELVLVDDESRVTEALEREIRHIFGDERFSIKAFNDPLISAKYIADNRDSVFLVISDLRMPAMSGSELLTLVRKASPEIQTILLTAYTDIEDIQKAIMASIQSLLFKPWTRDSLETEIAKAYELWNIRRENTLLASRIDSMLKEAGEFQKRLFASTIPSISELQIEVSFIPFETFHCGGDFFEFRRLDDNNFFVILGDVAGHGLKSAMMAVMLKTAMDELIALEPGLPETPDLFLSSLNNYYCQLLRNEPEVLIDLVAVTISIEKKRLSVANAGMPSVIYVHQALPEFLSGGNPMLGAFIDAPFTQVEREFVPGDRLFLFTDGLIESVPHFFTMKGPEVISTLQTMPEQPIEDIVATFRSALPGGCFTDDVTLMSILFLPEASHG; encoded by the coding sequence ATGAATACAAAATATGAACTAGTTTTAGTTGATGATGAAAGCCGGGTGACCGAGGCCCTGGAACGTGAAATCCGGCATATCTTCGGTGACGAGCGGTTTTCTATTAAAGCCTTTAATGATCCTCTTATTTCAGCCAAGTATATTGCGGATAATCGGGATTCCGTATTTCTGGTAATATCGGATTTGCGAATGCCCGCCATGAGCGGTAGTGAACTTTTAACTCTTGTTCGGAAGGCCTCACCGGAAATTCAGACGATTTTGCTTACCGCCTATACGGATATAGAGGACATTCAAAAAGCTATCATGGCTTCCATCCAGAGTTTGCTTTTTAAACCATGGACCAGAGACTCCCTGGAAACAGAAATTGCTAAGGCTTACGAACTATGGAACATCAGACGGGAAAACACCTTGCTTGCTAGCCGTATAGATTCCATGCTCAAAGAGGCAGGGGAATTCCAGAAAAGACTGTTTGCCTCCACCATCCCTTCAATTTCTGAACTGCAGATAGAGGTATCATTTATCCCCTTTGAAACCTTTCATTGTGGTGGAGATTTTTTCGAGTTTCGCCGGTTAGACGATAACAATTTTTTTGTTATTCTAGGGGATGTGGCAGGCCATGGTTTAAAATCCGCCATGATGGCCGTGATGCTTAAGACCGCCATGGACGAATTGATAGCTCTTGAGCCTGGACTGCCAGAAACACCGGACCTTTTTTTGTCTTCCCTTAATAATTACTATTGTCAACTCTTGCGCAACGAGCCAGAGGTGCTTATTGACCTTGTGGCGGTTACTATCAGTATAGAAAAAAAACGACTCTCTGTGGCGAATGCAGGAATGCCGAGCGTTATCTATGTCCACCAGGCCTTACCCGAATTTCTTTCGGGTGGTAACCCCATGCTTGGGGCCTTCATAGATGCCCCCTTTACACAAGTGGAACGGGAATTTGTTCCAGGAGATCGGTTGTTCCTTTTTACCGATGGACTTATTGAATCGGTACCGCATTTTTTTACGATGAAAGGTCCGGAGGTTATTTCTACCCTACAGACAATGCCGGAGCAGCCGATAGAAGACATCGTTGCCACCTTCCGTTCCGCCCTCCCCGGAGGTTGCTTTACCGACGATGTAACCCTTATGTCGATACTCTTTTTACCGGAAGCTTCTCATGGATAA
- a CDS encoding type II toxin-antitoxin system VapC family toxin, translated as MNYLLDTHTFLWTISDTKNLSAKAKEIIKSPKNEIFVSAVSFWEISIKTRLKKLHLGTLDPEELLTLALQMDFQVISLTPEEAITYHTLKEETHTDPFDRMLIWQSITRKMPLISKDAAFSKFIPYGLKLIW; from the coding sequence ATGAATTATTTATTAGATACCCACACGTTTTTATGGACGATTTCTGATACTAAGAACTTATCCGCTAAAGCAAAAGAAATAATTAAGAGTCCAAAAAATGAAATATTTGTGAGTGCTGTTAGTTTCTGGGAAATATCGATAAAAACACGACTAAAAAAATTACATCTTGGTACCCTTGATCCTGAAGAGTTACTTACGTTAGCTTTGCAAATGGATTTTCAAGTTATAAGTTTAACGCCGGAAGAAGCAATAACCTATCATACGTTAAAAGAAGAAACCCATACTGACCCTTTTGATAGAATGCTTATTTGGCAGAGTATTACAAGAAAAATGCCCCTCATAAGCAAAGATGCCGCTTTTTCTAAATTTATCCCTTATGGATTAAAGCTCATCTGGTAA
- a CDS encoding prevent-host-death protein translates to MKTLPVGELKARFSEVLERVKAGESFGILYGKKKKPIAMIVPYKDSAVKKEREIGPLEGKVTIQFADDFKVSEEELLKLS, encoded by the coding sequence ATGAAAACACTTCCTGTTGGAGAGTTAAAAGCGCGATTCTCAGAGGTTCTGGAACGGGTTAAAGCAGGAGAATCTTTTGGGATCCTGTATGGCAAGAAAAAAAAGCCCATTGCCATGATTGTCCCCTATAAAGATTCAGCAGTAAAAAAAGAAAGGGAAATTGGGCCGCTCGAGGGGAAAGTAACTATTCAATTTGCTGATGACTTTAAGGTAAGTGAAGAGGAACTCCTGAAATTGTCATGA
- a CDS encoding insulinase family protein codes for MIQTSLTIGQNLHGFTIVSIEPLEELNGVGIWARHEQTGAEVFHLYTDDEENLFAFAFATPPSDSTGVAHILEHSVLCGSHQYPLKDTFVVLAQGSLQTFLNAMTFPDKTVYPASSTNRQDYFNLMAVYGDAVFHPLLEEWTFMQEGHRIEIPATIEKGEPHTNGAMANRSAPLIRTGVVYNEMKGNYSSAESIAADWVFRSVLQGTPYGFDSGGDPDEIPRLSWEELRAFHRRYYSPANCRIFLYGNIPTEDQLAFLEERFFSNATDSFPFENGVAPGKRGGLFPRAPRWGEPRHIAVPYPAASPDAKSIVLLSWLAGDSTDIEETLGLAALTEVLLGHDGSPLARALVESHLGEDLAPGTGLETDLRETVFAAGLRGVAPNREKDVEALILSTLHDLVERGIPPQEIEAALFSLEFSNKELRRAGGPFSLVLMRRSLRGWLHGTSPWETLQFRRPFEQLKHRIAQNPRYFEELITRYLLDNPHRALVSVYPEVGLSQRKAEAEARELKALYERLSEEERRELLQKSEFVRQKQSEGDDPAMLGRIPHLRRTDISLKVERVERSVGSLGAIPLVAHSLYTNGITYGDLAFPVDVVGKEDYALLPFLARCIPALGLPGESYAQVSSRMARVVGGFSAFLHSSSAAPGAARAVATSPGIFDLVGRDWIVFRFKTLHERFEAALPLVLDLIRTADFSDHRRLKDLLVEYRNDLISSLIQSGHSYAISAAGRYASRARYVEDLWYGIPQIGYVQTLVRDDIEKVAAKLSALRDTLVASAGLLVHLTSEDSYRERAEALLAQHLQGFSAPRPQKELFSQEVWGEAGASLASEPSQSPQRLEIFLVPPLQVGFVAQAFPAAPFASPEHSAELVLAHHVSTGPLWEKIRMQGGAYGAFAFPDGLEPVFVLATYRDPQVHRSIQSIRAVLEQASQEKLPEEYLEKIIIGAYAKETRPKTNPEKAMADFLRFLTGITERQREQKLQFLVNCTAEALAQRARELYRAYEQAPLALLAGEEVARSLEKEYRRPAIPVSI; via the coding sequence ATGATACAAACATCCCTTACGATTGGTCAAAACCTGCACGGTTTTACTATTGTTTCCATTGAACCGCTCGAGGAACTGAATGGGGTGGGTATCTGGGCCCGCCACGAACAAACCGGGGCCGAGGTGTTCCACCTCTATACCGATGATGAAGAAAACCTCTTTGCCTTTGCCTTCGCGACACCCCCTTCGGATTCAACGGGGGTGGCCCACATCCTGGAACATTCGGTGTTGTGCGGCTCCCATCAGTATCCCCTTAAAGATACCTTTGTGGTGCTTGCCCAGGGAAGCCTCCAGACCTTTTTGAATGCCATGACCTTCCCTGATAAAACGGTATATCCCGCCAGTTCTACCAATCGGCAGGATTATTTTAACCTGATGGCGGTGTACGGTGATGCGGTGTTTCATCCCCTTTTGGAAGAATGGACCTTTATGCAGGAAGGCCATCGGATCGAAATCCCCGCCACTATAGAAAAAGGGGAACCCCATACAAACGGGGCGATGGCTAACCGGTCGGCCCCGCTGATTCGGACGGGGGTGGTGTATAACGAAATGAAGGGAAACTACTCATCTGCCGAATCCATCGCCGCCGATTGGGTCTTCCGTTCGGTGCTCCAGGGAACCCCTTACGGTTTTGATTCGGGGGGTGACCCCGACGAAATCCCCCGCCTGAGCTGGGAAGAACTTCGGGCGTTCCATCGCCGTTATTACAGTCCTGCGAATTGCCGCATTTTCTTGTACGGGAACATCCCTACGGAAGACCAGCTTGCCTTTTTAGAGGAACGATTTTTTAGCAATGCTACGGATTCCTTCCCGTTTGAAAACGGAGTCGCACCGGGAAAGAGGGGGGGACTGTTCCCGCGGGCTCCCCGCTGGGGGGAACCTCGCCACATTGCCGTTCCCTATCCGGCGGCTTCTCCCGATGCAAAATCGATTGTCCTCCTTTCCTGGCTTGCGGGGGACAGCACCGACATAGAAGAAACCCTGGGCCTCGCAGCCTTAACGGAAGTGCTCCTTGGTCACGACGGATCTCCCCTTGCCCGGGCCCTGGTGGAATCCCATCTGGGAGAGGACCTGGCCCCCGGAACGGGCCTCGAGACTGACCTTCGGGAAACGGTCTTTGCCGCAGGGCTGCGGGGGGTAGCGCCGAATCGGGAAAAGGATGTGGAAGCCCTCATCCTGAGCACCCTCCATGACCTGGTAGAGAGGGGCATCCCGCCCCAGGAGATAGAGGCGGCCCTCTTCTCGTTAGAGTTTTCGAACAAGGAACTTCGTCGGGCCGGGGGACCCTTCTCGCTCGTGCTTATGCGCCGGAGCCTCAGGGGCTGGCTCCACGGCACAAGCCCCTGGGAGACCCTGCAATTTCGAAGGCCCTTTGAACAGCTCAAGCACCGGATAGCCCAAAACCCCCGGTACTTTGAGGAGCTTATCACCCGGTATTTGCTGGACAATCCCCATCGGGCCCTGGTTTCGGTGTACCCTGAGGTGGGGCTTTCGCAGCGCAAAGCCGAAGCGGAAGCCCGGGAACTGAAGGCCCTTTATGAGCGCCTTTCGGAAGAGGAACGGCGGGAACTCCTTCAGAAAAGCGAGTTTGTCCGTCAAAAGCAAAGTGAGGGGGATGACCCGGCCATGTTGGGGCGGATTCCCCACCTCCGTCGGACCGATATATCCCTCAAGGTAGAACGGGTTGAACGGTCCGTGGGGTCCCTGGGAGCCATTCCCCTTGTGGCCCATAGCCTGTATACCAATGGGATTACCTACGGCGACCTGGCCTTCCCGGTAGATGTGGTGGGTAAGGAAGATTATGCGCTCCTTCCCTTCCTTGCCCGCTGTATTCCGGCCCTGGGGCTTCCCGGCGAATCCTACGCTCAGGTCTCAAGCCGAATGGCCCGGGTGGTGGGTGGATTTTCTGCCTTCTTGCACAGTTCCTCGGCTGCGCCGGGGGCGGCAAGGGCCGTGGCCACTTCGCCGGGGATCTTCGATCTGGTGGGCCGGGATTGGATTGTTTTTCGGTTCAAGACCCTTCACGAGCGGTTTGAAGCGGCCCTGCCCCTCGTGCTTGATCTTATCCGGACTGCAGATTTTTCGGATCATCGCCGCCTTAAGGATCTCCTTGTAGAGTATCGAAACGATCTGATCTCTTCTCTTATTCAGTCGGGGCACTCCTATGCGATCTCCGCGGCGGGCCGGTACGCTTCCCGCGCTCGCTATGTGGAAGATCTCTGGTATGGGATTCCCCAGATTGGCTATGTTCAAACATTGGTGCGCGACGATATAGAGAAGGTGGCCGCAAAACTCTCGGCTCTCCGGGATACCCTGGTAGCTTCCGCGGGGCTCCTCGTGCACCTGACGAGCGAAGATTCCTATCGGGAACGGGCCGAGGCCCTGCTTGCCCAGCACCTGCAGGGTTTTTCGGCTCCCCGGCCCCAAAAGGAGTTGTTTTCCCAGGAAGTATGGGGGGAGGCTGGGGCCTCGCTTGCTTCAGAGCCCTCGCAGTCCCCTCAGCGACTTGAGATTTTTCTGGTGCCGCCCCTCCAGGTGGGGTTTGTGGCCCAGGCCTTTCCCGCGGCCCCCTTTGCGAGCCCCGAACACAGCGCAGAACTGGTGCTGGCCCATCATGTGTCCACGGGGCCCCTTTGGGAGAAAATCCGCATGCAGGGGGGAGCCTATGGGGCCTTTGCCTTCCCCGATGGTCTAGAGCCGGTATTTGTCCTGGCGACCTATCGGGATCCCCAGGTGCACCGATCAATCCAGAGTATCCGGGCGGTCCTGGAACAGGCATCCCAGGAGAAACTTCCAGAGGAATATCTTGAAAAGATCATCATCGGCGCCTATGCCAAAGAGACCCGGCCTAAAACCAATCCTGAAAAGGCCATGGCCGACTTTTTACGGTTCCTGACCGGTATTACGGAGCGACAGCGGGAACAAAAGCTTCAATTCCTGGTGAACTGCACCGCCGAGGCGCTGGCGCAGCGGGCCCGGGAACTGTATCGAGCATACGAACAGGCTCCCCTGGCCCTTCTTGCAGGAGAAGAGGTTGCCCGGAGCCTTGAAAAAGAATACCGCCGGCCGGCCATCCCGGTATCGATTTAA